One stretch of Juglans microcarpa x Juglans regia isolate MS1-56 chromosome 3D, Jm3101_v1.0, whole genome shotgun sequence DNA includes these proteins:
- the LOC121254432 gene encoding glyceraldehyde-3-phosphate dehydrogenase, cytosolic: MASDKKIKIGINGFGRIGRLVARVVLQRNDVELVAVNDPFITTDYMTYMFKYDTVHGHWKHNDIKVKDSSTLLFGEKPVAVFGIRNPEEIPWGKTGAEYIVESTGVFTDKEKAAAHLKGGAKKVIISAPSKDAPMFVVGVNEKEYKPEFDIVSNASCTTNCLAPLAKVINDNFGIVEGLMTTVHSITATQKTVDGPSSKDWRGGRAASFNIIPSSTGAAKAVGKVLPSLNGKLTGMSFRVPTVDVSVVDLTVRLQKKATYEEIKKAIKDASEGKLKGILGYTEDDVVSSDFVGDNRSSIFDAKAGIALNENFVKLVSWYDNEWGYSTRVVDLIVHIASVHA; the protein is encoded by the exons GGTTTGGAAGGATCGGTCGTTTGGTTGCCAGGGTTGTTCTTCAGAGAAATGATGTTGAACTCGTCGCCGTTAACGATCCCTTCATCACCACTGACTACATG ACTTATATGTTCAAGTACGACACCGTTCACGGCCACTGGAAGCACAACGACATCAAGGTCAAGGACTCCAGCACCCTTCTCTTTGGCGAGAAGCCCGTCGCTGTTTTCGGCATCAG GAACCCGGAAGAGATCCCATGGGGAAAGACTGGAGCCGAGTATATCGTCGAGTCTACTGGTGTTTTCACAGACAAGGAAAAGGCTGCTGCTCACTTGAAG GGTGGTGCTAAGAAGGTCATCATTTCTGCTCCTAGCAAGGATGCGCCCATGTTTGTTGTGGGTGTGAATGAGAAGGAATACAAGCCCGAGTTTGACATTGTTTCTAACGCTAGCTGCACCACCAACTGCCTTGCTCCCCTCGCCAAG GTTATCAATGACAATTTTGGAATTGTTGAGGGTCTAATGACCACCGTCCACTCCATTACCG CCACCCAGAAGACTGTTGATGGGCCCTCAAGCAAGGACTGGAGGGGTGGAAGAGCTGCTTCCTTCAACATTATCCCCAGCAGCACCGGAGCTGCTAAG GCCGTTGGTAAAGTTCTTCCATCACTCAATGGCAAATTGACTGGAATGTCCTTCCGTGTACCCACTGTGGATGTTTCAGTTGTTGACCTCACTGTCAGGCTTCAGAAGAAGGCAACATATGAGGAGATAAAAAAGGCTATTAA GGATGCATCCGAGGGCAAGCTTAAGGGGATTTTGGGTTACACTGAAGATGATGTGGTGTCTAGTGACTTTGTTGGTGACAACAG GTCTAGCATATTTGATGCCAAGGCCGGAATTGCATTGAATGAAAACTTTGTGAAACTTGTCTCTTGGTATGACAATGAGTGGGGCTACAG CACCCGTGTGGTTGACTTGATTGTCCACATCGCATCCGTACATGCTTGA